CTCGTCGACCCCTCGCTCCCCCGCGAGGATAGCTTCCCGGACCTCGACGACACAGTCGGGGCAGAGCGAATCGGTCTCGCGCGGCCAACCGAGCGGCGGCTTGGAGCGCTCGCGACTCTTGGGCAGCGGCCCCGGGGCCCAATTGGGATGGATGGAAGGACTCTCAGGGATGCGAGAGTTCAGAGCCTGAAAACCTTCCCAGGCCAGATGGGCGACGTGCCGGAGTGTCGAGGTTGCCCGGTCGGACATGGGTCATTCTAATCGAACACGGTCTCGGTGAGACCGTCGATCCACCCGGCGAAGGAGGCGAGGCGGGCGGCGAAGTCCGGGAACTCGGATGAAATCACTCGGCGCGCGCCTCGGCACGGTGGGTTGCGCGTCAAGAACCCCTCGACTTCACCGACCCAGTCCGCATGGCTCTTCGTCTCGCCATTTCCCTCGATCGAAGCACGCTGCAGTGGTTCGATCTCGCGAGCCCGCGCACGAAGACGCGAGGCACGCTCGGGAGTATCGAGCGTCGCACCTCTTTCGAGAAGCTCCGCGCGCAAGCCCGGCGTAACGATTGCCCCTTCCCCGGTCGAAACGGCCCTCGGTGGAAGCGGGCGGCTCGAGGCACCCAGGGCCCAGATGGCCCGCTCCACCAGCGGCCAACCGGAGTCGAAAGGAAGCGAAAGAGCTACGACGTCACCCCGCGAAACTTCCATGGTTTCCTCGAGCGCGAGAGCGAGGCGTATCGAGAGCCGATCCGCACGCCAGTCGGGTGTCTTCTTCGTGCCGTCGGTGAATACCGAGCCTCGGTCGTGGTATCGCGCCGCGTGAAGGAGCAATCGATTCATCGTGTCCGGGGCCAGCGTATCCAGCGGCTCGGGCAGCACACCGAACGGAAACATCGAGAGTCAGATGCCGGCCCTGCGGAGCGCTTGCCGGGAAATCCGAGTCACATAGACGGTCGCGGCGACCGTCGCGGCAAATCCCAGCAGCTGAAAAACAACCTGCGCCGGCTCCGCCCGTCCCGAGACCGCCTCGGCTCCGGCGCGGCCGAGAGAGCCCAGATAAACGAACAGCAGGGTGGCGGGCACGAGCCCGATGAAGCTGCCAAGCGCGTAATGGGAGAAACTCACTCGTGTCAGACCGTAGGCGTAGTTCTGAAACACGTAGGGAAAGACCGGGCAGCATCTCGTAAGCAACACGAGCTTCCAGCCAGCGACGCCGATGGCTTCATCGAGGGACGAGAACGCGGGCTTCGACCGAACCCAACGCTCGACGCGTGAGCGTGCCAAGTAGCGGGAGACGAGAAAAGCGAGCGCCGCCCCCGCGCTCGCCGCGACTTGCGCCGCCACGAACCCTTTTCCGAGACCGAAGGCGGCTCCGGCGGCCGTCATGACGACCGATCCCGGGAACAGGAAAACCACGGCGACACCGCCCCCGAGCACGAAGGGTATGATCCCCAGGCCCGAGAGCCCGCCGAGAGAAGACAGCACGAAGTTCAGACCACCCGCTTCAAGGACTCGTCGAGGGCTCGGAGAAAACTCTCGTTGTCCTCCGCGGTACCGACCGAGATCCGGAGGAAAGTCGGCATCCCCCAGGACGAACCGTCCTTCACGAAGATGTGTTTCTCGTAGAGCGCCGCCACGATCGGACGCGCGCGGCGCCCGAGATCCACCATGAAAAACGGCGCCCGATGGCCGTAGGGGTGAAGGCCGTGCCGTTCGAGCCCTGAGCGAAGCTGCGCGAGTCCTTCGTCGATCGTCCTCACGTAGCGAGCGACGTGGTCGGTGTCGGCGAGGGCCGCCGGACCGGCGCGATGCGCCGCCGTATTGATGCCCAGATCACCCCACCACACCGATTTCACTCTCTCGATGATCTCTTCCGGACCGATGACGTATCCGAGCCGGAGGCCAGCGAGACCGAAGGCCTTGGAGAAAGTCCTCGCCACGAGAATGGGGGCCCCTCGATGGGCACGATCGAGCGCGCTCGCGCCTTGAGGTAGAAAATCGTGGTAGGCCTCGTCGACGAAGAGCACCGAGCCCTTCGGAACCGCCTTCAAAAGCGACGCCAGTTCGTCGCCGTCGAGGGCCGCTCCCGTTGGATTGTTGGGGTTCGCCACGTAGATCAATCGCGAGTCGGCCGTCACTGCCCGCTCGATTCCTCGCACGTCGACCCGGCCCTCGTCGACCAGGGGCACGCGGATCGCCTCTCGTCCCATCGATTCGGCCACGCCCCCACACCACCCGTAAGTAGGAACGGGAAGAACGACGTTGCCCCCGTCCTTCAAAAGGGCCCAGGGCACGAACTGCAAGAACTCGGTGGAGCCACACCCGATGAGGACGTTGTTCGATGAGACGGCATGATGGCGAGCGATCGC
This window of the Vicinamibacteria bacterium genome carries:
- a CDS encoding VTT domain-containing protein — translated: MLSSLGGLSGLGIIPFVLGGGVAVVFLFPGSVVMTAAGAAFGLGKGFVAAQVAASAGAALAFLVSRYLARSRVERWVRSKPAFSSLDEAIGVAGWKLVLLTRCCPVFPYVFQNYAYGLTRVSFSHYALGSFIGLVPATLLFVYLGSLGRAGAEAVSGRAEPAQVVFQLLGFAATVAATVYVTRISRQALRRAGI
- a CDS encoding histidinol-phosphate transaminase; the encoded protein is MERQMDFRDRSWSCYPQGLAASRRTFLKAVGFLAASSGLSLPRAIAQDSGDPPPDFPVGGFPPGSVQLNFNENPLGPSPKALRAILEDGLSQSNRYNYIDPLIEAIARHHAVSSNNVLIGCGSTEFLQFVPWALLKDGGNVVLPVPTYGWCGGVAESMGREAIRVPLVDEGRVDVRGIERAVTADSRLIYVANPNNPTGAALDGDELASLLKAVPKGSVLFVDEAYHDFLPQGASALDRAHRGAPILVARTFSKAFGLAGLRLGYVIGPEEIIERVKSVWWGDLGINTAAHRAGPAALADTDHVARYVRTIDEGLAQLRSGLERHGLHPYGHRAPFFMVDLGRRARPIVAALYEKHIFVKDGSSWGMPTFLRISVGTAEDNESFLRALDESLKRVV